A region from the Clostridium beijerinckii genome encodes:
- a CDS encoding ABC transporter permease encodes MNKKESLNSILAVVLGLIAGAILMVVIGDNPIDGYVYLFKGALMNVSRIGDTLATATPLILTGLSVGFAFKTGLFNIGTPGQMLFGGFCATSVALTYSASMSRPLLLLVMIIVGSVAGAIWAFIPGVLKAKFNVNEVVSSIMMNWTCYWIVYYAIPAYFKGSTETESKNIPDMASLKTPWLTDLFSGSYINLGILIAIIAVIVIGFILNKTVLGYELKAVGFNRDAAEYAGMFVNKNIIVSMMISGALSGLAGVTQYIGNASNMQIGVMPSQGFDGIAVSLLGANNPIGIFISAIFFGVLYSGKGFMNANTSIPPEIADTIIAIIIYFAAISAAVPIIVNKIKHKRAIANAKKTGDSGIGILPSENANDEIKSNNVEEINDKEEK; translated from the coding sequence ATGAATAAAAAGGAATCTTTAAATTCTATACTTGCAGTTGTTCTTGGATTAATTGCAGGAGCGATCCTAATGGTTGTTATTGGAGACAATCCAATAGATGGTTATGTTTATTTATTTAAAGGGGCATTAATGAATGTATCTAGAATTGGCGATACATTGGCAACAGCAACACCTCTAATACTTACTGGACTTTCAGTAGGATTTGCATTCAAAACTGGGCTTTTCAATATAGGAACACCAGGACAAATGCTTTTTGGTGGATTTTGTGCTACATCAGTGGCGTTAACATATAGTGCAAGCATGTCAAGACCACTATTGTTGTTAGTTATGATAATTGTAGGATCAGTAGCTGGAGCAATTTGGGCATTTATACCTGGAGTACTAAAAGCTAAATTTAATGTAAATGAAGTTGTATCCTCGATTATGATGAATTGGACTTGTTATTGGATAGTATATTATGCAATACCAGCTTATTTTAAAGGTTCAACTGAAACAGAATCAAAGAATATTCCGGATATGGCATCACTAAAAACTCCATGGCTTACAGATTTGTTTTCTGGTTCTTATATTAACTTAGGAATACTTATTGCTATTATAGCTGTTATTGTTATTGGATTTATATTAAATAAAACAGTTTTAGGTTATGAGTTGAAGGCAGTAGGGTTTAACCGGGATGCCGCAGAATATGCTGGTATGTTTGTAAATAAAAATATAATAGTTTCAATGATGATTTCAGGAGCTCTTTCAGGACTTGCTGGAGTAACTCAATATATAGGAAATGCATCTAATATGCAAATTGGTGTAATGCCTTCTCAAGGATTTGATGGAATAGCGGTATCTCTGCTTGGTGCTAATAATCCAATAGGTATATTTATATCAGCTATTTTCTTTGGGGTGTTATATTCTGGAAAAGGATTCATGAATGCTAATACAAGCATTCCACCAGAAATAGCAGATACGATAATTGCAATTATAATATACTTTGCAGCAATAAGTGCAGCGGTGCCAATAATAGTAAATAAAATTAAGCATAAAAGAGCAATTGCAAATGCAAAAAAAACTGGTGATAGCGGAATAGGTATATTGCCATCTGAAAATGCCAATGATGAAATAAAATCAAATAATGTAGAAGAAATAAATGATAAGGAGGAGAAGTAA
- a CDS encoding heme ABC transporter ATP-binding protein yields the protein MEYVVEMLNIRKEFPGIVANDNITLRLKKGEIHALLGENGAGKSTLMSVLFGMYQPEVGIIKVRGKEVKIANPNVANDLGIGMVHQHFKLVENFTVTENIILGCEPKKGLVVDIKSAAKRIQELSNKYELKVDPYAKIEDISVGMQQRVEIIKMLYRDAEVLILDEPTAVLTPQEIEELMKIMKNLINEGKSIILITHKLKEIKAVADFCTVIRRGKYVGSVDVKATSEQKMAEMMVGRPVSFKVDKKDREAGDVVLRIEDLSVINNKKVLGLKNFSLEVKAGEILGIAGVEGNGQTELVEAITGMRIAKSGKIYYKNEDITNMSIRKRIDKGIAHIPEDRQKRGLVLDYTIENNMVLEIYDREPFSKHGLLKKDAIHNYSEKIIEEFDVRSGEGSSSLVRTMSGGNQQKAIIGREVELNPELLIAVQPTRGLDVGSIEYIHKRLIEQRDSGKAVLLISLELSEVMNLSDRIAIVNSGELIGIVNASETNENEIGLMMAGVQKGGRSHE from the coding sequence ATGGAATATGTAGTTGAAATGCTAAATATTCGTAAAGAGTTCCCAGGAATAGTTGCTAATGATAACATTACTCTTAGATTAAAAAAGGGTGAGATTCATGCACTACTTGGTGAGAATGGAGCAGGTAAATCTACCTTAATGTCAGTACTTTTTGGAATGTATCAACCAGAAGTGGGAATTATAAAGGTAAGAGGGAAAGAAGTTAAAATAGCTAATCCCAATGTTGCAAATGATTTAGGAATAGGTATGGTTCATCAACACTTTAAATTGGTAGAAAATTTTACTGTAACGGAAAATATAATTTTAGGTTGTGAACCCAAAAAGGGCTTAGTAGTTGATATTAAAAGTGCAGCTAAAAGGATACAAGAATTATCTAATAAATATGAATTAAAGGTTGATCCATACGCAAAAATAGAAGATATTTCAGTTGGAATGCAACAAAGAGTAGAAATTATAAAGATGCTTTACAGAGATGCTGAAGTGTTAATCTTAGATGAACCTACAGCAGTGCTTACACCACAAGAAATTGAAGAGCTTATGAAAATTATGAAAAATCTTATCAATGAAGGTAAATCAATTATATTAATAACTCATAAATTAAAGGAAATTAAAGCTGTTGCAGATTTTTGTACAGTTATAAGACGTGGAAAATATGTAGGAAGTGTAGATGTAAAAGCTACATCAGAACAAAAAATGGCAGAAATGATGGTTGGAAGACCTGTAAGCTTTAAAGTTGATAAGAAAGATAGAGAAGCTGGAGATGTAGTTTTAAGAATAGAAGACCTTTCTGTTATAAACAATAAGAAAGTACTTGGACTTAAAAACTTCTCTTTAGAAGTTAAAGCCGGAGAAATTCTTGGAATTGCAGGAGTTGAAGGGAACGGGCAAACCGAATTAGTTGAAGCTATTACAGGTATGAGAATTGCAAAGTCAGGAAAAATTTATTATAAAAATGAAGATATAACTAATATGTCAATACGTAAGCGTATTGATAAGGGAATTGCACATATTCCAGAAGACCGTCAAAAAAGAGGATTAGTATTAGACTATACAATTGAAAATAATATGGTATTAGAAATCTATGATAGAGAACCATTTTCAAAGCATGGCTTATTAAAAAAGGATGCTATACACAATTATTCAGAAAAAATAATAGAAGAGTTTGATGTGAGATCTGGTGAAGGGTCATCATCTTTAGTAAGAACAATGTCAGGTGGTAATCAACAAAAGGCTATAATTGGCCGTGAAGTTGAATTAAATCCTGAATTGTTAATTGCAGTTCAACCAACTAGAGGCCTTGATGTAGGATCTATAGAATATATTCATAAGAGACTTATAGAACAAAGAGATTCAGGAAAAGCAGTTCTTCTTATATCTTTAGAACTCAGTGAAGTTATGAATTTATCTGATAGAATTGCAATTGTTAATAGTGGAGAATTAATAGGAATAGTAAATGCTTCAGAAACTAATGAAAATGAAATCGGCTTAATGATGGCTGGAGTTCAAAAAGGAGGAAGGTCGCATGAATAA
- a CDS encoding BMP family ABC transporter substrate-binding protein produces the protein MKKRLLSLLAVSAITVTLFAGCGSSSSTGDKSSKEEKIKVGMVTDSGTIDDKSFNQGTWEGLKKTETEIGTETKYLKPNGETEAEYLKEIGNLYDAGFKFIATPGFKFETAIFKAQDKYKDAHFVLIDGTPNDGAQPATYKVGDNAVSILFAEHQAGFVAGVAAAIELKDGELGYIGGMEIPAVQKFNWGFQQGVAYANEKLGTKMSLKTENIVYSGSFSDIAAGQQLAAQMYDRGVKAIFCAAGGVGNGAITEAKARTAAGKKVWVIGVDRDQYEDGVGADGKSVVLTSAIKKVESASYNMVKALKEGTFPGGQTLTFDITKDAVGIPEKNPNLSDGTTKAITDLYAKLKDGSIKVKDNNDDKSLIK, from the coding sequence ATGAAAAAGAGATTATTATCATTATTAGCAGTTTCAGCAATAACAGTAACATTATTTGCTGGTTGTGGAAGTTCATCAAGTACTGGGGATAAGTCTAGTAAAGAAGAAAAAATCAAAGTAGGTATGGTAACTGACTCTGGAACAATAGACGACAAGTCATTTAACCAAGGTACTTGGGAAGGATTAAAGAAGACTGAAACTGAAATCGGTACAGAAACTAAATATTTAAAACCAAATGGAGAAACAGAAGCAGAGTATTTAAAGGAAATTGGAAATCTTTATGATGCTGGATTTAAGTTTATAGCTACTCCAGGATTTAAATTTGAAACAGCAATTTTTAAAGCGCAAGATAAATATAAAGATGCACACTTTGTTTTAATTGATGGTACTCCAAATGATGGAGCTCAACCAGCAACTTATAAAGTTGGAGACAATGCTGTTTCTATCTTATTTGCTGAACATCAAGCTGGTTTTGTAGCAGGAGTTGCAGCAGCAATAGAACTTAAAGACGGTGAACTTGGATATATTGGTGGTATGGAAATTCCAGCAGTTCAAAAATTTAATTGGGGATTCCAACAAGGAGTCGCTTATGCTAATGAAAAATTAGGAACTAAGATGTCATTAAAAACAGAAAATATAGTATACTCAGGTTCATTTAGTGATATAGCAGCAGGACAACAACTTGCAGCTCAAATGTATGATAGAGGAGTTAAAGCTATATTCTGTGCAGCTGGTGGAGTTGGTAATGGAGCTATAACAGAAGCTAAAGCAAGAACAGCGGCAGGAAAAAAGGTTTGGGTAATTGGTGTTGATAGAGATCAATATGAAGATGGTGTAGGAGCAGATGGTAAATCAGTAGTTCTTACTTCAGCTATTAAGAAAGTAGAATCAGCTAGTTACAACATGGTAAAAGCATTAAAAGAAGGAACATTCCCAGGTGGTCAAACATTAACATTTGATATTACAAAGGATGCTGTTGGTATTCCTGAAAAAAATCCTAATTTAAGTGATGGAACAACTAAAGCTATTACTGATTTATATGCAAAACTTAAAGATGGGTCAATAAAAGTTAAAGATAATAATGATGACAAGTCATTAATTAAATAA
- a CDS encoding LacI family transcriptional regulator translates to MSVTISDIAKEAKVSSATVSRVLNNSGYVKEETKQRILAVIKDKNYAPSAIARSLSKSETNTIGVIVPDITNAYFGEIIKGISDIAEKNNLNIILFNTDNYLDKEVRALNLLREQRIKGIIITPGFGEEKLNETYIKTINNINIPIILVSADVKFTKLNGVFVDNIKGGFDATNLLIKEGHTKIGIMAGLLSSEPIADRLEGYKKALEKNNIPFNNKYIYYGDFKLEKAYELTKNLFEEKDPPTALIICSNMMTMGVIKALKEKNKDIPKDLAIIGFDKIDFLDMVGLSITYMEDCPIELGRTSMNMLCDIITNNDNTSVRRLIVAPQIIIKGSEKKL, encoded by the coding sequence TTGTCAGTGACTATAAGTGATATTGCAAAAGAAGCAAAAGTATCATCAGCAACAGTTTCAAGAGTTCTTAATAATTCGGGATATGTAAAAGAAGAAACCAAACAAAGAATATTAGCTGTAATAAAAGATAAGAATTATGCTCCTAGTGCAATTGCTAGAAGTTTATCAAAAAGTGAAACTAATACAATAGGTGTTATTGTCCCAGACATAACTAATGCTTATTTTGGAGAAATTATAAAAGGAATAAGTGATATTGCTGAAAAAAATAATTTGAATATAATTTTATTTAATACAGATAACTATTTAGATAAAGAAGTACGTGCTCTTAATCTACTAAGGGAACAAAGAATTAAGGGGATTATAATCACTCCAGGCTTTGGCGAAGAAAAACTAAATGAAACTTATATAAAAACAATAAATAATATAAACATCCCAATAATTTTAGTTTCAGCAGATGTTAAGTTTACCAAATTAAATGGAGTTTTTGTAGATAATATAAAGGGTGGATTTGATGCAACAAACTTATTAATTAAAGAAGGCCATACTAAAATAGGAATTATGGCAGGTCTATTAAGTTCAGAACCAATTGCAGATAGATTAGAAGGATATAAAAAAGCATTAGAAAAAAATAATATTCCTTTTAATAATAAATACATTTATTATGGAGATTTCAAATTAGAGAAAGCATATGAATTAACTAAAAATTTATTTGAAGAAAAAGATCCTCCGACAGCTTTAATTATTTGTAGCAATATGATGACTATGGGAGTAATAAAAGCATTAAAAGAAAAAAATAAAGATATACCTAAAGACTTAGCTATAATAGGTTTTGATAAAATTGATTTTCTAGATATGGTTGGACTAAGTATTACATATATGGAGGACTGTCCAATTGAATTAGGTAGAACTTCAATGAATATGCTTTGTGATATTATAACTAATAATGATAATACTAGTGTAAGAAGATTAATTGTTGCACCACAAATAATAATTAAAGGCTCAGAAAAAAAGTTATAA